One part of the Solanum dulcamara chromosome 3, daSolDulc1.2, whole genome shotgun sequence genome encodes these proteins:
- the LOC129883236 gene encoding sm-like protein LSM5, translating to MSSNNPSQLLPSELIDRCIGSKIWVIMKGDKELVGTLRGFDVYVNMVLEDVTEYEITSEGRRITKLDQILLNGNNIAILVPGGSPPDE from the exons ATGTCTTCGAACAACCCTTCTCAGCTTCTTCCTTCTG AGTTGATTGATCGTTGCATTGGTTCCAAGATATGGGTAATAATGAAGGGTGATAAGGAACTTGTTGGTACACTTAGAggatttgatgtttatgttaACATGGTTCTTGAAGATGTTACTGAATA TGAGATCACTTCTGAAGGGCGGAGGATAACAAAACTTGATCAGATATTGCTAAATGGAAACAATATTGCTATC CTGGTTCCTGGAGGGTCACCACCTGATGAGTGA